The Corylus avellana chromosome ca11, CavTom2PMs-1.0 genome contains the following window.
aatattttaattagataaaacggtgagttttaagtagactaacggaagttaacaaaaattgacgatagggagttttctagtagtttcgagtgacgcagggactaaatttcaaaaaaaaaaatacacagggagtttttaataatagcgcgtttacctaaggattttaaatataatttcattttttaataattttattcacttTAAGATATATTGACGGGATAGATTATTCACTTTAAGATATAACTtcaaaaaaactatatatatatattacaaaaattaGCGTATATAAATGCTTTTGGACAAAGATTTggtattttgttaatttatttatttattttgacatgtttgCATAGGATAGAAattagctcttttttttttgtccccaaTGGGTAGTTCAAGCGGAAGTTATTAATTCGATTTCTCCCTCCaccttcccttgtgtgaacatgtcaaaaaaataaaataaaaaaaagctcttttttATCGGTCCACACATAGGAAATAATTAGGagtccccaagagatagctcaatcggctggaactaCACTTAATAAAGTTgaggtcactaattcaaatctctCTCCCCTTTTGTGCggccatgtcaaaaaaaaaaaaaaaaaaaaaaaaaaaaaaaaaggaaagaaaggggaaaaataattcgaactaatgaccttcaATTTATGATGCATGGTATTGAGCTACCCCTTCAgaatagttaatttatttaaagaaCATACATAATATAGatatttttgagaaatagatgttcagttaaaaaaaaaattacacatacTTTGGCCctaaaatgactttttttttttgcaaggggtaaaagtatttttactgagctctttaaatttggtttttttttgaaaaaaattaagaaaactcataaaaaaaattccatttaaTGAGCTAtttactctatttcaaatttaattttaatcaacaAGACTCCaaatattaagagaaaaaaataaaaagttatttattttttaagcttatatatattcatttattttatttctctttcatttaccaagaataaaataaaaattaaaaataatatttaactaaagtagaaaAGAGATGAGAATttaatgtttaatttattttaaaagtgattttccaaattagaaaaaataaattttctcttcaaaatttaaCTTTGAATTGAATAGTTTAATAGGAATGTTATAGGTGCTTTGAGAGTTATTGAGGCGATAGTAGTCACTTTAATCAATTAAATATGTCGacgtaaaaaaataattttttgtaattactGCCAATGATGTCGCTACCGAAACTTTGAGCTCGCCGCTACAATTACTTTCGTCTTTCGGCCCTTAAACCCTAATCAATTGCGTTCTCACCCACTGTCATGCCTATAAGGGTTTTTGCTTTCTGCATTGGCTCCTCTCTCTAATTCACTCCCATTCAATCCTCACAACAAGCGCCATGGCTTTAACTCTAATCGAACCCACAAATTCCACAACTGAACAAAGCCCTAACTGTCCCATTACAGGCAAAAACTACGAGCTCAAGTTAAACGAGTCAATACGAAACCTCTTAGCCGAAACCCACAAAGAAGCCCCCAATTTCTCACATTTCATTCATGTATTCCGCGAATTAATGCAAACCCAGCACGACCCATCTCTCGAATCTATCTGGGTCTACGCCGGATTAACCTTCCGTAGCCGGAATTTACCGAAAGATGACCTTTTGGATCGGATTTCTGCCTCAAAGGACCTGTTTCAATTGGTATCGGCGTGTTCTGTTTCGTGTGGTGCTTCGAAGAGCATAGCATTGCTCGCTCCGGTGGTGTTCGAGGTGTACAGGGTGGTGGTTGAGTTACTTGGAAAGGACTCGGCTTTGAAGAGGGAGAGGAAGGCAATGAGGGAGGCTAAATCTTTGGTGGAAGCCATTCTTGGGTACATGAATGTGTGTTGCTGTAAAGATGATGGTGAGCAATGTGGTTCGAATATGATAACTCCTTTTGCGGATTTAGTTCGCATTTGGATCGATTCGAATGGCGGAGTAGAGTCTTTCTTGCCGCTTGTGAGCGGTGACGTTTGTGAAAGGCTTAGCGTAGGAGGATGTGGTGTTGGTCACTTGGCTGGAGTTGTCATTGCAGAGGTGTTTCTGTTGGAACTGTGCTTGAGATTCCGTGCAGGGATTGTGAGGGAAGAGTTGGAGAAGGAGCTGAGGAGTTGGGCTGTTGGTTCAATTACTGGCTTGGGGAACTTTTACTTTTTCGGTTAGTagtgtttatttttatgctttttttggCTAAATATTTGGAAAATGCACAACAAGATTCTTATTGTATATGTTTATATACTgtttttattacttatcaaaaaaaaaaaaaaaaatgtttatatacTGTTTTTCTTATTCGTATACATTGAGTTTTATGATGTTCCTTTAACTGGATTGTTGATGAAATAATTTAGCATGTCCTGTTACAATATGATTTTGTCTGATTTCAACTTTGATGTGCTTTCATCCTGGTTTATTTGTCGAACAGAGACCCTTGTCCGAATGCTGCTGGAGGCGGTTTTACCTGTGACTTCCCTACTGGTTAGCATGTCTTTCTT
Protein-coding sequences here:
- the LOC132165721 gene encoding uncharacterized protein LOC132165721: MALTLIEPTNSTTEQSPNCPITGKNYELKLNESIRNLLAETHKEAPNFSHFIHVFRELMQTQHDPSLESIWVYAGLTFRSRNLPKDDLLDRISASKDLFQLVSACSVSCGASKSIALLAPVVFEVYRVVVELLGKDSALKRERKAMREAKSLVEAILGYMNVCCCKDDGEQCGSNMITPFADLVRIWIDSNGGVESFLPLVSGDVCERLSVGGCGVGHLAGVVIAEVFLLELCLRFRAGIVREELEKELRSWAVGSITGLGNFYFFETLVRMLLEAVLPVTSLLSSEDEVLLRKVLYDAVILVEYSFLSPERAIYVPAERMKCLAMVRLIITHEAVEFFRKFGDQMRAISYVKAFAGSHLPSQIIKWVTGQIGLSEKANLSNGSSPKALIKWLLNLEDRGIRVLDDSISKWRTKLVLDISKADFEQPSSKLEGKKVDDDILFYIDNKGEDEDADEDKMNESMSTAFVAAAHTMKSTENGGRKRTVGRSGEQKKIKFVKYDLSQNSDSARPRPSFFSNDGFSSESEVENPLSDEDTGTK